A single genomic interval of Saccharothrix saharensis harbors:
- a CDS encoding GNAT family N-acetyltransferase, translated as MAEVALRSVEDADLDALFDQMRDPESVRMAAFTAKDPDDRVAFDAHMAKSRTADDITLRAITLDGQLVGSIGCFVVEGDTEITFWVDRAVWGRGIAGRALALFLDQVKVRPLHARAAGDNVGSLGVLRRAGFEVTGTEVSYAAGRAADVEEAILRLD; from the coding sequence GTGGCAGAGGTGGCACTGCGGTCGGTCGAGGACGCCGACCTCGACGCCTTGTTCGACCAGATGCGTGACCCGGAGTCGGTCCGGATGGCCGCGTTCACCGCCAAGGACCCCGACGACCGGGTCGCGTTCGACGCCCACATGGCGAAGTCGAGGACCGCGGACGACATCACCCTGCGGGCGATCACGCTGGACGGTCAGCTCGTCGGCAGCATCGGCTGCTTCGTCGTCGAGGGCGACACCGAGATCACCTTCTGGGTCGACCGCGCGGTGTGGGGGCGCGGGATCGCCGGTCGGGCCCTGGCCCTGTTCCTCGATCAGGTGAAGGTCCGGCCGTTGCACGCCCGCGCCGCCGGCGACAACGTCGGCTCGCTCGGCGTCCTGCGCCGGGCGGGGTTCGAGGTCACCGGCACCGAGGTCTCCTACGCGGCCGGCCGGGCCGCCGACGTCGAGGAAGCGATCCTGCGCCTCGACTAG
- a CDS encoding serine hydrolase domain-containing protein translates to MNRASHRVAVLAAGTLLFTAAVGGGAAAALPTRAGLQAALDVVVAVGAPGAFAGVVDGDGRWHGHSGVADLGTGGVPDPRGRFRAGSVTKTVVATAVLQLVGEGRVGLSDRVQDRLPGLLPYAEPITVRQLLQHTSGIPQTARWRSLPEIDTTRWDHRSPGETIRLGTEGRPLSFPPGQGVEYANTNYAILGKLVERVTGRPLHHELQRRVLDRAGMRDSYLPYRYPHVDRPAGRGYERLHGPDAAPTDVTDYEMSRFWGSGNLVSTADDLNRFFRALLTGRLVGAAQWAEMRTTVPSGIPGLEFGLGLMRIPLPPGCAAPEIWGFNGSVPGYHTWTMHSPDAARQVTVAVTTNLTSTAAQDAALQVVFAGFCGTTATSLPGAGLPG, encoded by the coding sequence ATGAATCGCGCGTCGCACCGGGTGGCCGTCCTCGCCGCCGGAACCCTCCTGTTCACCGCGGCGGTCGGCGGCGGGGCGGCTGCGGCCCTGCCCACGCGGGCCGGGTTGCAGGCGGCGCTGGACGTCGTCGTCGCGGTCGGTGCGCCCGGTGCGTTCGCCGGGGTGGTCGACGGCGACGGGCGGTGGCACGGGCACAGCGGGGTCGCCGACCTCGGCACCGGCGGTGTGCCCGATCCGCGCGGTCGGTTCCGGGCCGGCAGCGTCACCAAGACCGTGGTGGCGACCGCCGTGCTCCAGTTGGTCGGCGAGGGCAGGGTCGGGCTGTCCGACCGCGTCCAGGACCGGCTCCCCGGCCTGCTGCCCTACGCCGAGCCGATCACCGTGCGCCAGTTGCTCCAGCACACCAGCGGGATACCGCAGACCGCGCGCTGGCGGAGCCTGCCCGAGATCGACACGACGCGGTGGGACCACCGGTCGCCCGGCGAGACCATCCGGCTCGGCACCGAGGGCAGGCCGCTGTCCTTCCCGCCCGGCCAGGGCGTCGAGTACGCCAACACGAACTACGCGATCCTCGGCAAGCTCGTGGAGCGGGTCACCGGCCGGCCGCTGCACCACGAGCTGCAACGGCGGGTGCTGGACCGGGCGGGCATGCGGGACAGCTACCTGCCGTACCGCTACCCGCACGTCGACCGGCCGGCCGGTCGCGGTTACGAACGGCTGCACGGCCCCGACGCGGCGCCGACCGACGTCACCGACTACGAGATGTCCCGGTTCTGGGGTTCCGGCAACCTGGTGTCCACCGCGGACGACCTGAACCGCTTCTTCCGCGCCCTGCTCACCGGCAGGCTGGTGGGCGCGGCGCAGTGGGCCGAGATGCGCACGACCGTGCCGAGCGGGATCCCCGGCCTGGAGTTCGGCCTGGGCCTGATGCGGATCCCGCTGCCGCCGGGCTGCGCCGCGCCGGAGATCTGGGGCTTCAACGGCTCCGTGCCCGGCTACCACACGTGGACCATGCACTCCCCCGACGCGGCACGGCAGGTCACCGTCGCCGTCACGACCAACCTGACCTCGACGGCCGCCCAGGACGCCGCGCTGCAGGTGGTGTTCGCCGGGTTCTGCGGCACGACCGCCACGTCGTTGCCGGGAGCGGGCCTGCCCGGCTGA